A section of the Humulus lupulus chromosome 2, drHumLupu1.1, whole genome shotgun sequence genome encodes:
- the LOC133815004 gene encoding uncharacterized protein LOC133815004, translated as MAANSQQFGVHREVSVKGINETNSKVEQQLAQLTRKLASQPVRNPRKNVNAITLRDGKTYDPPTIPSSSNNSPLPPTQSAQKDKDETPTTTPKPKPTITTYVTTPPFPSRLRKIKKYEVEQEILETFCKVEVNIPLLDVIKQVPRYAKFLKDLCTNKKELKGDEKVSVGENVSAVLQKKRPPKCKDPATFTIPCTIGNKRIERCMLDLGASINVMPYSIYTSLNLGPLEETGVIIQLVDRSNAYPRGVVEDVFVKVNELVFLADFYILDMEDDSVPFYTLVLLGRPFLKTDRAEIDVHEGTLTMEFDGKVIRFNIFEAMRYPSDVHSVSSIDILDSLLQRILDLHGDDKLDVVLREPIDLKKEDVTTEVKETVAALNSGGEVSKEVPFLELPISHEQLQPSVKSPPKLELKPLLEHLKYVYLGEKETLPVIITTHLTQV; from the exons ATGGCAGCCAACTCCCAACAGTTTGGAGTTCATCGTGAAGTTTCAGTTAAGGGAATAAATGAGACAAACTCTAAAGTAGAGCAGCAGCTTGCGCAGTTAACTA GAAAGTTAGCTTCACAACCTGTTAGGAATCCAAGGAAAAATGTTAATGCCATCACATTAAGAGATGGCAAGACTTATGATCCACCTACTATTCCATCAAGTTCAAACAATTCGCCATTGCCTCCTACCCAATCCGCCCAAAAAGACAAAGAtgaaaccccaaccacaacacCCAAACCTAAACCAACTATTACCACTTATGTCACTACTCCTCCATTTCCTAGTCGTTTAAGAAAGATAAAGAAATATGAAGTTGAACAAGAAATACTAGAGACTTTTTGCAAGGTTGAGGTAAACATTCCTTTACTTGATGTCATTAAACAAGTACCTCGTTATGCAAAGTTTTTAAAGGATTTATGCACCAATAAGAAGGAGCTAAAGGGGGATGAAAAGGTGAGTGTGGGGGAAAATGTTTCGGCGGTACTTCAAAAGAAACgtccaccaaagtgtaaggatcctgCCACCTTCACTATTCCTTGCACTATTGGCAATAAAAGGATTGAAAGATGTATGTTAGATTTGGGTGCTTCAATCAATGTAATGCCTTACTCTATTTACACCTCTTTGAATTTGGGACCACTTGAAGAAACGGGGGTGATCATTCAATTAGTGGATCGTTCTAATGCCTATCCAAGGGGAGTAGTAGAGGATGTATTTGTTAAAGTAAATGAATTAGTATTTCTAGCAGACTTCTAcattcttgatatggaagatgacTCAGTTCCATTCTATACACTAGTTTTATTAGGAAGGCCATTTTTAAAGACAGATAGAGCTGAGATAGATGTTCATGAGGGAactttgacaatggagtttgaTGGTAAAGTGATTCgttttaatatttttgaggctatgaggTATCCAAGTGATGTTCATTCAGTTTCTTCAATTGATATTCTAGACTCATTGTTGCAAAGAATTCTTGATTTACATGGAGATGATAAGTTAGATGTTGTTTTGAGGGAACCAATAGACTTGAAGAAGGAAGATGTCACTACTGAAGTAAAGGAGACAGTGGCTGCACTTAATAGTGGTGGAGAGGTTTCTAAAGAGGTACCGTTCTTAGAGTTGCCTATTTCTCATGAGCAACTTCAACCATCTGTTAAATCACCACCAAAGCTTGAATTAAAACCACTACTGGAGCATCtcaaatatgtttacttgggTGAGAAAGAGACATTACCGGTCATTATCACCACACACCTTACCCAAGTATAG